One Penicillium oxalicum strain HP7-1 chromosome III, whole genome shotgun sequence genomic region harbors:
- a CDS encoding Oligouridylate-binding protein 1 — MADNASVATPASMPSAPQAASAQNPQYDGAQGNGQTNPSHMAPPARPPVVIPQNTNPIPTAISSPMSGNMMSPTSAGGYVRRAAPEPNKRALYVGGLDPRVTEDILKQIFETTGHVLSVKIIPDKNFNSKGSNYGFVEFDDPGAAERAMQTLNGRRIHQSEIRVNWAYQSNSTSKEDTSNHYHIFVGDLSNEVNDEVLTQAFSAFGSVSEARVMWDMKTGRSRGYGFVAFRDRADADKALNAMDGEWLGSRAIRCNWANQKGQPSISQQQAMAAMGMTPTTPFGHHHFPTQGIQSYDMVVQQTPQWQTTCYVGNLTPYTSQNDLVPLFQNFGYVLETRLQADRGFAFVKMDSHENAAMAICQLNGYNVNGRPLKCSWGKDRPPTGQFDNVPPQQAAAAAAAAPPFNNGPGFFPQYGGPANPMNQGPAPAGRGWDQQGNNFGGPGMPTQGYAQGNAAGFGRGQPMSPSGNWDQSNHNFNGAYQV, encoded by the exons ATGGCCGACAACGCCTCTGTCGCTACCCCTGCTTCCATGCCATCGGCCCCTCAAGCTGCGTCTGCTCAGAACCCGCAGTACGATGGCGCCCAGGGGAATGGCCAGACCAACCCTTCCCATATGGCCCCGCCTGCACGGCCCCCGGTGGTCATCCCTCAGAATACAAACCCGATCCCTACCGCCATCTCGTCGCCCATGTCAGGCAACATGATGTCCCCCACTAGTGCGGGCGGCTATGTTCGCCGCGCTGCTCCTGAACCCAACAAGCGAGCTCTGTACGTGGGCGGTCTGGATCCTCGGGTCACGGAGGATATCCTGAAGCAGATCTTTGAGACAACTGGCCACGTGCTCAGCGTGAAGATCATCCCGGATAAGAAT TTCAACAGCAAAGGCTCCAACTATGGCtttgttgaatttgatgACCCTGGCGCCGCCGAACGTGCGATGCAGACCCTCAATGGTCGCCGCATCCACCAGTCG GAGATCCGCGTCAACTGGGCCTATCAGTCCAACAGCACCAGCAAGGAAGATACGTCGAATCACTATCACATCTTCGTGGGTGACTTGAGCAATGAGGTGAATGACGAGGTGCTCACCCAGGCGTTCTCGGCCTTCGGCTCCGTTTCCGAGGCACGTGTGATGTGGGACATGAAGACTGGCCGCTCGCGGGGTTACGGCTTCGTTGCATTCCGAGACCGTGCAGATGCCGATAAAGCCCTGAATGCGATGGATGGAGAGTGGCTTGGTTCTCGAGCCATTCGATGCAACTGGGCCAACCAGAAGGGCCAACCCTCCATCTCCCAGCAGCAAGCTATGGCCGCCATGGGCATGACTCCTACGACTCCTTTCGGACATCATCACTTCCCCACACAGGGGATCCAGAGCTACGACATGGTGGTTCAGCAAACTCCCCAGTGGCAGACCACCTGCTACGTGGGCAATCTCACTCCCTACACTTCCCAGAACGACCTCGTGCCTCTCTTCCAGAACTTCGGTTATGTGCTTGAGACCCGCCTGCAGGCGGATCGTGGCTTTGCCTTTGTCAAGATGGATTCGCACGAAAACGCCGCTATGGCTATCTGCCAGCTGAATGGGTACAATGTCAACGGCCGTCCGTTGAAGTGCAGC TGGGGTAAGGACCGTCCCCCTACCGGACAGTTCGACAACGTCCCTCCGCAGCAggccgcggccgcggccgctgCCGCTCCACCTTTCAACAATGGCCCCGGATTCTTCCCTCAGTATGGGGGCCCCGCAAACCCTATGAATCAAG GTCCTGCCCCTGCTGGTCGAGGCTGGGATCAACAAGGCAACAATTTCGGTGGTCCGGGGATGCCCACTCAGGGCTACGCCCAAGGTAATGCCGCCGGATTCGGCCGTGGTCAGCCAATGTCCCCGTCTGGTAACTGGGATCAGTCCAACCACAACTTCAACGGAGCCTACCAAGTCTAG
- a CDS encoding putative glutamine amidotransferase DUG3, which translates to MCRFLIYKGRNDIRLSKLVTEPSHSILTQSYDSRLRLDNRRPVNGDGFGVGFYTDPKLGPEPCIFTSTLPAWNCENLERLASKTCSNLIFAHVRATTEGALADNNCHPFQHNTLMWMHNGGIGGWNYIKRTLAESLADKWYLGVKGGTDSEWAFALFLDLLEKEGVNPSSDPGPEGFGPVLLRRVMMKTIARINEMVREVPAKHNVTVETRSLLNFAITDGHTVICTRYISSKTDEPASLYFSSGTKWVEGKTKGHFKMERHDKGADIVLVASEPITFERRKFSPAFPVFLESLSLISNYLSDNWVSVPTNSVVTIHKQTVLLHPILDEFYGEDLTQDRSSCFAVSKGLVSAAPGITVPLQAAVENYAPANAPGREDPQLGSGARCAAAY; encoded by the exons ATGTGCCGCTTTCTT ATCTACAAAGGGCGGAATGACATTCGTCTCAGCAAACTTGTGACAGAGCCCAGCCATTCAATTCTTACACAGTCTTATGATTCGCGACTAAGATTG GACAATCGTCGGCCGGTGAACGGCGACGGCTTTGGTGTAGGCTTCTACACCGATCCTAAATTGGGCCCGGAGCCTTGTATCTTTACATCAACTCTACCGGCCTGGAACTGCGAGAACTTGGAACGCCTCGCGTCCAAAACATGCTCAAATCTGATCTTTGCCCACGTTCGGGCCACCACGGAGGGAGCTCTCGCCGACAATAATTGCCACCCTTTTCAGCACAACACCCTGATGTGGATGCACAATGGTGGCATTGGTGGTTGGAACTACATTAAGAGGACTTTGGCAGAGTCACTCGCCGATAAATGGTACCTTGGCGTCAAGGGCGGTACGGACAGCGAGTGGGCATTTGCGCTATTTCTGGATCTccttgaaaaagaaggggtCAATCCGAGTTCCGATCCTGGACCAGAAGGATTTGGACCGGTGTTGCTGCGCCGAGTCATGATGAAGACTATTGCCAGAATAAACGAGATGGTGCGTGAGGTTCCAGCAAAGCACAATGTCACCGTCGAGACACGGAGTCTGCTGAATTTTGCGATCACGGACGGACACACTGTCATCTGTACGAGGTACATCAGCAGTAAGACAGATGAGCCCGCTAGCCTTTATTTCTCCTCCGGGACAAAGTGGGTGGAAGGGAAGACGAAGGGCCACTTCAAGATGGAACGCCATGACAAGGGCGCCGATATTGTTCTGGTAGCGAGTGAGCCTATTACCTTTGAAAGACGTAAGTTCTCCCCAGCATTTCCTGTGTTCCTTGAATCATTGAGCCTGATCTCCAATTATCTCTCAGACAACTGGGTCTCGGTACCAACCAACTCTGTTGTGACGATTCACAAGCAAACCGTCTTATTGCACCCCATCCTCGATGAGTTTTACGGCGAGGACTTGACCCAAGACCGCTCCTCCTGCTTTGCCGTCTCCAAGGGTCTAGTTAGTGCCGCTCCTGGAATCACCGTGCCCCTTCAGGCTGCAGTGGAAAACTATGCTCCAGCAAATGCGCCTGGTCGCGAGGATCCTCAACTAGGTTCAGGCGCGAGATGCGCTGCGGCGTACTGA
- a CDS encoding Protein msp1, translating to MRSSNSHEWENPLPPTCSAGAGTGLARHLHNAGARTGGLLRANASTTLRGRAWPIGSNGIHNVPAVRSISFARMLPKLALKLVRLPAMFGGATIAGVAYLQYQATQAGNYAVDMIKVFGETAGNTASGLFSGLQEMAEQTQRGWEKTTEDVNIPEWLQKVLRLDEESKSQRDGSGGGGGKKPQEGRAVGAAAATGAAFGYDQSSEADSRSDKEIMEDDQMMVLTRKMIEIRNILQSVGQSGTLTLPSIVVIGSQSSGKSSVLEAIVGHEFLPKGSNMVTRRPIELTLVNTPNAQAEYGEFPALGLGKITDFTSIQRTLTDLNLAVPEKDCVSDDPIQLTIYSPNVPDLSMIDLPGYIQVAGHDQPPELKQKIADLCDKYIQPPNIILAISAADVDLANSTALRSSRRVDPRGERTIGVITKMDLVSPERGYDILTDKKYPLRLGYVGVVSRIPQTNALFSRGSGNITSAILKNENAYFSAHPSFRIRLSGTRDAISQELEEATYEFKVQYNDRPLSAESYLAESLDSFKHSFKAFAESFGRPQVREMLKAELDQRVMDILAQRYWKKPIEDLAPKHSTLTKLGIGRLATTVVANALQSHVNQLLSSSTFASHPGAHKEITDACNSILNDRFFSTSDQVENCIKPYKYEIEVEDAEWSKGRENVSKVLKEELRACESATKHMEEQIGRRKLKDVMSFIDRVLKGDVVLEGNGAGGAGGFSADLLTKGREGVFLRDRADLIKMRLLAVRSKQCATQKNKYYCPEIFLDVVADKLTSTAVLFLNVELLSEFYYNFPRELDARLGRHLSDEEIERFAREDPRVRRHLDIIRKKELLELALQKIESIRQLDGRSMHRKSDRAHATKDTRSRWNIF from the exons ATGCGATCCAGCAATAGCCATGAGTGGGAGAATCCTCTCCCACCGACTTGTTCCGCTGGTGCGGGGACTGGTCTTGCACGTCATCTACATAATGCAGGAGCCCGAACCGGTGGCCTCTTGCGGGCTAATGCTAGCACTACTTTGAGAGGGCGTGCTTGGCCCATCGGTTCGAATGGTATTCACAATGTACCCGCAGTTCGGTCTATTTCATTTGCGCGAATGCTTCCAAAGCTTGCACTCAAGCTTGTTCGTCTTCCGGCCATGTTTGGAGGAGCTACAATCGCAGGAGTGGCGTACCTTCAATATCAAGCAACTC AGGCTGGAAATTATGCGGTGGATATGATCAAGGTCTTTGGGGAGACGGCAGGCAACACGGCATCCGGCCTGTTTTCGGGACTGCAGGAAATGGCAGAACAGACACAGCGTGGGTGGGAAAAGACAACCGAAGATGTGAATATTCCCGAGTGGTTGCAGAAAGTACTCCGGCTCGACGAGGAGTCAAAATCTCAAAGAGATGGGTcgggtggtggtggtgggaaGAAGCCACAGGAGGGCCGAGCAGTTGGAGCCGCGGCGGCTACTGGCGCAGCATTTGGCTATGACCAGTCGAGTGAGGCGGATTCTCGTTCCGACAAAGAAATTATGGAGGACGATCAAATGATGGTCCTTACCCGCAAAATGATCGAAATTCGAAACATACTTCAATCTGTTGGTCAATCCGGGACCTTGACTCTGCCTTCGATTGTGGTTATCGGCTCCCAGTCATCAGGCAAGAGTTCAGTGCTGGAAGCTATCGTGGGCCATGAGTTCTTGCCCAAGGGTTCAAATATGGTGACTCGGCGACCGATTGAACTCACTTTGGTCAATACTCCTAATGCGCAGGCTGAGTATGGTGAATTCCCGGCATTGGGCCTCGGCAAAATAACCGATTTCACATCCATCCAACGAACATTGACCGATTTGAATTTGGCGGTCCCGGAAAAGGATTGCGTCTCGGATGACCCAATTCAGTTGACCATCTATTCTCCAAATGTTCCTGACCTCTCCATGATCGATCTCCCGGGCTATATCCAAGTGGCAGGCCACGATCAGCCCCCAGAGCTGAAGCAAAAAATTGCCGACCTCTGCGACAAGTACATTCAACCTCCCAACATCATCCTAGCCATCTCAGCAGCAGATGTCGACCTGGCAAATTCTACAGCGCTCCGGTCCAGTCGGCGTGTCGACCCCCGCGGAGAGCGAACCATCGGTGTCATCACTAAGATGGATCTCGTGTCCCCTGAACGAGGTTATGATATTCTTACTGACAAGAAATATCCTCTTCGGCTAGGATACGTAGGTGTTGTCAGTCGAATCCCTCAGACGAACGCTCTTTTCTCTCGGGGCTCCGGAAATATCACCAGTGCTATCCTCAAAAATGAAAACGCTTACTTCTCCGCGCATCCTTCCTTCCGAATTCG CCTCTCTGGGACCCGTGATGCCATCAGCCAGGAACTTGAAGAGGCTACATACGAGTTCAAAGTGCAATACAATGACCGGCCTCTCAGCGCAGAGTCATATCTTGCAGAGAGCTTAGACAGCTTCAAACACTCTTTCAAAGCATTTGCCGAGTCCTTTGGTCGGCCGCAAGTCCGTGAGATGCTGAAGGCCGAGCTGGATCAGCGTGTTATGGATATTTTGGCCCAACGTTATTGGAAAAAGCCTATCGAAGATTTGGCTCCTAAGCA CTCCACTTTGACGAAACTTGGTATTGGTAGACTTGCTACCACCGTGGTTGCGAATGCTCTTCAAAGCCATGTGAACCAACTTCTCTCTTCGTCCACATTTGCCTCGCACCCGGGAGCCCACAAGGAGATCACAGATGCCTGCAACAGCATATTGAATGACCGATTCTTCAGCACCAGTGACCAAGTTGAGAACTGCATCAAACCTTACAAATACGAAATCGAGGTCGAGGACGCTGAGTGGTCAAAGGGACGTGAGAACGTGAGCAAGGTGCTTAAGGAAGAGCTCCGCGCTTGCGAATCGGCTACAAAACACATGGAAGAGCAAATCGGTAGACGGAAGCTGAAGGACGTCATGTCATTCATCGACCGGGTGCTCAAGGGGGACGTTGTTCTTGAAGGCAATGGTGCgggtggtgctggtggttTTAGTGCCGACTTGCTGACAAAGG gCCGAGAAGGGGTCTTCCTTCGTGACAGAGCAGATCTCATCAAGATGAGACTCCTGGCTGTTCGATCCAAGCAATGCGCTACGCAGAAGAACAAATACTATTGCCCTGAGATCTTTTTGGACGTCGTGGCGGACAAGCTCACATCAACAGCGGTACTTTTCCTCAATGTTGAGCTGCTATCTGAATTTTACTACAACTTTCCGCGTGAGCTCGACGCGCGACTTGGACGCCATCTCTCtgatgaagagattgagcGATTCGCGCGGGAAGATCCGCGTGTCCGTCGTCATCTCGATATTATTCGCAAGAAGGAGCTTCTGGAATTGGCTCTACAAAAGATCGAGAGCATTCGCCAGTTGGATGGGCGAAGCATGCATCGAAAATCGGATCGTGCTCATGCTACTAAGGACACCCGCAGCCGTTGGAATATCTTCTAG